Below is a genomic region from Microbulbifer sp. ALW1.
TCATCAGTGTCGAGGATTTCGGCAGCAGTCGCCTGATCGGCGGCAGCCTGGCCTACCATATCAACGAAGATTTTTTTATGGAGGCGGGCTACGGCCAGACCAAGCTGGGGGAAACCAGTTACGAAAAACTGAGCGGCTCAGCCCCACTGCTGACCGACGAAGAGCGCGAGCTCTCCATGTATAACCTGTCCCTGGCCTGGAACTTTATGCCCGGGGAAATTTTCATTTTCGACAAGTGGGCACTGAACAGTAACCTCTACCTGATCGGCGGCATTGGCAATACCAGTTTCGCCGATGAAGAGCACTTCACCTACAACGTCGGTGCCGGCGTGCGCGTGCTGGCCCAGGACTGGCTGGCCCTGCGCCTGGATGTGCGCGATCACATTTTCGAGCACGAGATTTTTGGCGAGCCACTGCGAACTAATAATCTCTCTACCCAGTTGGGCTTTTCGATCTATTTCTAAATTTGATTTCTGTACGGCTTATAAAAGAAAAAATGGAGTAACCCGATGCGTAACCTGATTGCCGCCCTCTGTACCAGTGCTGCCCTTCTCGCGGGCGCGCCGGCGCTGGCCAGTGCCCCCGCCAGCGACTTTACCCTGGCTTCCCTTAACGACGGCAACCTGAAGCTCAGCGAACAGCGCGGCGAAGTGATCATGCTGAACTTCTGGGCATCCTGGTGTGGGCCCTGTCGCGAGGAAATGCCGCTACTGAGTGATCTGCACGCGCGCTACGAGCCGGTGGGTTTTCAGGTGTGGGGTGTGAATGTGGATGCCAACCGCGAAGATGCCCAGGCTATGCTGAAAAAAATCCCGGTGGAATTTCCGGTGCTGTTTGATGCCGAGAGCGACGTCAGCAAGCTCTTTGGCGTTGAAGCCATGCCTACCTCGGTGTTTATCGACCGCGACGGCAAGGTGCGCTACGTGCACAAGGGCTACCGCAGTGGCGATGAGGCCGAGTACAAAAAAATCATCAAGGAATTGATCCGGGAATAATCCATGGCCAAGCGCTTCCTTATCTGCCTGTCTTTACCTTTGTTCGCGATTCTCGCCGGTTGCGAAACCGTGATGCCGGAGCCCTGGGTAAAACCTTACGAGCGGCACTATCTCGCGGACCCGATCATGAGTTTCGAGCGCGATCCGGTGGCCGCCGGCTACATGAACCACGTGTATGAAGCGCGCGAAGCCGCACGCGGTGCAGAAGGTGGATCCGGAGGCGGTTGTGGCTGCAACTAATTACAGAAAATGCCTCAGTGCACTAGCACTCTTTTTATTTTCTATTCACTCCTCTGCGGCGGTGTTGCCGGAGGAACGCGCGGATACCATGTACCACTCCTACAGTGGTGGCGGGGTCACCATTGATGGCCCTTCGGTGTTGGTGCGCAAGAATATTGGCAACAAGGTATCTCTTTCTGCCAATTATTATGTGGACATGATCTCCGGCGCTTCCATCGATGTGCAGGCCACCGCCAGCCCCTACAGTGAGCAGCGGGACGAGTATTCATTGGGCGCGGAATATCTGGTGGATAAAACCACCATGAGCCTGAGTTACACCAACTCCAGTGAAGACGACTACCAGGCCGAGACTGTCGGTTTCGGCATATCGCAGGATTTCTTCGGCGACCTCAGTTCATTGTCCATGCGCGTCAGCCTGGGTAGTGACGATGTCATGCGCAACGGCGACGAGGACTTTCTTGCCCAGGCCGAGCACCGTCGCTATTCCATCGGTTGGAGCCAGATTCTCACCACCAAACTGATCGCCGAACTAAGCGTAGAAACCGTGGCGGATGAGGGCTTTCTGAATAATCCCTATCGCAGCGTGCGCTACCTGGACCCCAATTCCGGAACCGGCTTCAGTTACCAGGCGGAACTCTACCCCACCACCCGCAACAGCGATGCCGTGGCACTGAGGGCCAAATACCACCTGCCCTACCGCGCAGCGATCAAAAGCGAGTACCGTCGCTATGCCGACAGCTGGGGCATCAGTTCCGACAACCTGGAATTCCGTTACACCCACCCCCTGGAAGCGGAAAACCTGATCCTCGAGGGCAAGCTGCGCTTCTACAAACAGACCGGAGCGGATTTTTACAGCGACCTCTTTCCCTACCTGGATGCCACCAACTTCCGCGCCCGCGACAAAGAGCTGAGCGACTTCACCAGCACCGCCATCGGCATCGGCGCTTCCTACCTGCTGCCGGAACGCTGGGCCCTGTTTGATCGCAAGAACACCGTTAATCTTTACTGGGACTACGTGCTGTTCGACTACGACGACTTCCACGATGTGCGCGTGCACACTGGCAGCGGCGACTACCTCCCCGGTGACGAGCCTGCCTACCACTTCAATGCCCACGTGGTGCGCCTCTTCTGGTCCATGTGGTTCTAGATGTTCTGATCAATTTGTGGGCAGTGGCTATCAGGTAGCTACATGCCCGCATGTTGAGTCTTCCTTTCTTGGCATCCCCACCTCTTTAGGGCTAACTGTGATGCGCATCACGCAGTCAATGTGATCATTATCCGATCGAGTTGGCAAAGTTTCTGAGAAAAATGACTAAAAAGGGCTATTGTCGGTTTTTTCCCCCATCGATAACCTCCCACCCGCGCGTATTGTTCTCTCCTCTCGTTTAGTGCTGTTTTTGAGTGCTGTGCTGACATGGATCTGCGAGAGGTGTTGATCCGCATAACGAAAAAGACTGCCAGCTCAGCCTTGCAACACCGATTGGTGGGCCGGAAATTTATTTAAATTTGGGGGATTCTATGTACAGCCGATTGCTACTCGCCTGTTCGTTTTCACTGGTACTCGCCGCCTGTGGTGGCGGAGGCGGCGGAG
It encodes:
- a CDS encoding DUF4266 domain-containing protein — encoded protein: MPEPWVKPYERHYLADPIMSFERDPVAAGYMNHVYEAREAARGAEGGSGGGCGCN
- a CDS encoding TlpA disulfide reductase family protein, which gives rise to MRNLIAALCTSAALLAGAPALASAPASDFTLASLNDGNLKLSEQRGEVIMLNFWASWCGPCREEMPLLSDLHARYEPVGFQVWGVNVDANREDAQAMLKKIPVEFPVLFDAESDVSKLFGVEAMPTSVFIDRDGKVRYVHKGYRSGDEAEYKKIIKELIRE
- a CDS encoding DUF3570 domain-containing protein; amino-acid sequence: MAATNYRKCLSALALFLFSIHSSAAVLPEERADTMYHSYSGGGVTIDGPSVLVRKNIGNKVSLSANYYVDMISGASIDVQATASPYSEQRDEYSLGAEYLVDKTTMSLSYTNSSEDDYQAETVGFGISQDFFGDLSSLSMRVSLGSDDVMRNGDEDFLAQAEHRRYSIGWSQILTTKLIAELSVETVADEGFLNNPYRSVRYLDPNSGTGFSYQAELYPTTRNSDAVALRAKYHLPYRAAIKSEYRRYADSWGISSDNLEFRYTHPLEAENLILEGKLRFYKQTGADFYSDLFPYLDATNFRARDKELSDFTSTAIGIGASYLLPERWALFDRKNTVNLYWDYVLFDYDDFHDVRVHTGSGDYLPGDEPAYHFNAHVVRLFWSMWF
- a CDS encoding outer membrane beta-barrel domain-containing protein, coding for MEIGIRRIYVTFAGLLLAASCASGALAQGDEAIDEIISPDLERREIREAKIDTEDFELTVYAGGIISVEDFGSSRLIGGSLAYHINEDFFMEAGYGQTKLGETSYEKLSGSAPLLTDEERELSMYNLSLAWNFMPGEIFIFDKWALNSNLYLIGGIGNTSFADEEHFTYNVGAGVRVLAQDWLALRLDVRDHIFEHEIFGEPLRTNNLSTQLGFSIYF